A single window of Rubripirellula lacrimiformis DNA harbors:
- a CDS encoding GGDEF domain-containing protein, which yields MWLDLMIVMSCGGAGLACGWVMHATNAGASVATTSPESVGGVETGSPASSGDDGEPSREKINEVADRLRAYAQTMAEDVDAHQTAVQAVNNSLTSDESKSPESVFQAITQLIEANEVMQSQLRTAQDRIHAQSAQIQSAERRAMTDALTLVPNRGAFDKHLARQHDLGGINAGTLAVLDVDNFKKFNDVCGHRAGDEVLKVVANMLHSKLNQYGIVARFGGEEFAVILDGCPIERAKELVEAARAEIAERDILFEDKRLRVTASAGVAELAEGESSASWLERADKALYRSKKAGRDCGHWMDHQTPVKIEPSIPLPAPPTVATTPVSPVAAVLNTASTASVKGSAAQPKPKKHMGLPGRADLAGAFDEIRNRTQSNVSMFVMAIRCNTEANPTAMRSLMQIVRATLRSVDRLGCDDESTFLVFMLSADESTAEARSLQICRSVSAIGLDSDSGVAHPVSIGVSQVRSDEGFEGVVERCVALAVEAKDVDGDPVRMESFV from the coding sequence ATGTGGCTTGATTTGATGATCGTAATGAGTTGTGGTGGTGCTGGTCTGGCCTGTGGCTGGGTCATGCACGCGACCAATGCAGGTGCAAGCGTCGCAACTACCAGCCCCGAATCTGTTGGCGGCGTCGAGACGGGATCCCCGGCAAGCAGTGGTGATGACGGTGAACCGTCACGCGAAAAAATCAACGAGGTGGCCGACCGGCTCCGCGCCTACGCACAGACGATGGCCGAAGACGTCGATGCGCACCAAACGGCTGTTCAAGCCGTCAACAACAGTTTGACATCGGACGAATCCAAGTCGCCCGAATCGGTCTTTCAAGCCATCACGCAGCTGATCGAAGCAAACGAAGTGATGCAGTCGCAGTTGCGAACTGCCCAAGATCGCATTCATGCCCAGTCTGCCCAGATTCAATCGGCCGAACGCCGTGCCATGACCGATGCGCTCACTCTGGTTCCCAACCGCGGTGCGTTTGACAAGCATTTGGCCCGTCAACATGACCTGGGCGGGATCAACGCGGGGACGCTGGCCGTTTTGGACGTCGATAATTTCAAGAAGTTCAACGACGTATGCGGTCACCGTGCGGGCGACGAAGTTTTGAAGGTTGTCGCCAATATGCTGCATTCCAAGCTAAACCAATACGGGATCGTCGCTCGATTTGGTGGCGAGGAATTTGCGGTGATCTTGGACGGTTGCCCCATCGAACGAGCGAAAGAGTTGGTGGAAGCCGCTCGAGCCGAGATTGCCGAACGCGATATCTTGTTCGAAGACAAGCGGTTGCGTGTGACGGCGTCCGCCGGCGTTGCCGAATTGGCCGAAGGTGAGTCATCGGCAAGTTGGCTTGAACGTGCCGACAAGGCGCTTTATCGATCGAAAAAAGCCGGTCGCGATTGCGGGCATTGGATGGATCATCAAACGCCTGTGAAAATCGAACCATCGATCCCGTTGCCGGCTCCGCCGACCGTCGCAACGACGCCTGTTTCGCCTGTCGCGGCGGTTCTTAACACAGCCTCGACGGCCTCCGTCAAAGGTTCCGCTGCCCAACCGAAGCCGAAAAAACACATGGGCCTGCCTGGCCGTGCTGATCTGGCTGGTGCATTCGACGAAATTCGCAACCGCACCCAGTCGAACGTATCGATGTTCGTGATGGCCATTCGTTGCAACACCGAAGCAAACCCCACGGCGATGCGTTCGTTGATGCAGATCGTGCGTGCGACGCTGCGATCGGTGGACCGGCTTGGTTGTGATGACGAGTCAACGTTCTTGGTGTTCATGCTAAGTGCGGATGAATCGACTGCCGAAGCACGCAGTCTGCAAATTTGCCGGTCGGTCTCTGCGATCGGCTTGGACAGCGATAGCGGAGTAGCCCATCCGGTTTCGATCGGTGTTTCGCAAGTGCGATCCGACGAAGGATTCGAGGGCGTGGTTGAACGCTGCGTCGCGTTGGCTGTCGAAGCCAAGGATGTCGATGGCGACCCTGTCCGAATGGAATCGTTTGTTTGA
- a CDS encoding response regulator transcription factor, whose translation MRCHILVVEDEKHLGVGIKYNLEAEGYRVTLVEDGPTALRIVDSANESIQLIVLDLMLPGMSGYTVCETIRDAGITTPVLMLSARTLAEDRTRGFDVGASQYMSKPFELDELLSRIKNLLQTSSRATSAPPPKRIHETITEAVFGNVEANFETHEVKVDGELVRMTPKELRLLHYFVQNQGRVISRNELLSEVWEISGNLQTRAVDQFIARLRKIIEPDSTTPIHLLTIRDAGYRFVTDP comes from the coding sequence ATGCGTTGCCATATTTTAGTTGTCGAAGACGAAAAGCACCTCGGCGTCGGTATCAAATACAACCTCGAAGCCGAGGGCTATCGTGTCACCTTGGTCGAAGACGGACCGACCGCACTGCGGATCGTCGACAGTGCCAATGAATCGATCCAACTGATCGTGCTGGACCTGATGCTGCCCGGGATGAGCGGGTACACGGTTTGCGAAACCATCCGCGACGCTGGAATCACCACTCCCGTCCTGATGCTTTCCGCACGCACCTTGGCCGAGGATCGAACTCGCGGATTTGATGTCGGCGCCAGCCAATACATGAGCAAGCCGTTCGAATTGGACGAATTGCTTAGCCGCATCAAGAACCTGCTGCAGACCAGCAGCCGTGCGACCTCCGCACCACCCCCCAAACGAATTCACGAAACCATCACCGAAGCGGTCTTCGGGAACGTCGAAGCCAACTTCGAGACTCACGAAGTCAAAGTCGATGGGGAACTGGTTCGCATGACCCCCAAAGAACTGAGACTGTTGCACTACTTTGTCCAGAATCAGGGCCGCGTCATCAGCCGCAACGAACTGCTAAGCGAAGTCTGGGAAATTTCGGGCAACCTGCAGACCCGAGCGGTGGATCAATTCATCGCCAGACTGCGAAAGATCATCGAACCCGATAGCACCACGCCGATTCACTTGCTGACCATCCGTGATGCCGGGTACCGGTTCGTGACCGATCCCTGA
- a CDS encoding PVC-type heme-binding CxxCH protein has product MAAYIAEQPDILVARDTDGDDKADDVVRKLFGFDTADSHHGISAFEWGPGGNLYFQEGTFKFSQVESPYGLTRLGEAGIWNYHPKSEKLGVFSNFAFANPWGHVFDRWGQNFIGDASPGNSYWAAPISGRIDYPLKHPGGSQHRRVAEMAGGDPKYSFPTFYPKRTRPLSGCAMISSRHFPPEMQGNFLVTNVIGDRGILNHEVREEGSGFVGKEIEPLLMCDDGNFRPVDVQIAPDGSIYLVDWHNALIGHLQHNLRDPSRDKSHGRIWRVKHKTRPLLQPAKISGEPIPALLELLKVPEDRTRYRVRRELASRDSDEVVGALQTWIGSLDASDENYEHQLTEALWVHQTHNRVNEELLGQLLNAKDHRARAAATRVLSFWIDAVPNHADLIAQCIADEHPRVRLEGVRAVSFLSGDDAVELALGVLEYDMDDYLQYTLDETMRRLEQ; this is encoded by the coding sequence ATGGCGGCCTACATTGCCGAACAGCCCGACATCCTTGTCGCGCGTGATACCGACGGCGACGACAAGGCCGATGACGTGGTTCGCAAACTGTTCGGTTTTGATACCGCCGATTCGCACCACGGGATTTCAGCATTCGAATGGGGACCGGGTGGTAACCTCTATTTCCAAGAAGGCACGTTCAAATTTTCGCAAGTCGAAAGCCCCTATGGGTTGACCCGACTGGGTGAAGCAGGCATCTGGAACTACCACCCCAAGAGCGAAAAGTTGGGCGTGTTCAGCAACTTTGCCTTTGCTAACCCTTGGGGCCACGTGTTCGATCGTTGGGGCCAAAACTTCATCGGCGACGCATCCCCCGGCAATTCGTACTGGGCCGCACCGATTTCCGGCCGCATCGATTACCCGTTGAAGCACCCAGGCGGCAGCCAACACCGCCGCGTTGCCGAAATGGCCGGTGGCGATCCGAAGTATTCGTTCCCAACCTTCTATCCCAAACGGACTCGTCCGTTGTCCGGATGTGCGATGATCTCCAGCCGCCATTTCCCACCTGAAATGCAAGGCAACTTCTTGGTCACCAACGTGATCGGTGATCGCGGCATCCTGAATCACGAAGTTCGCGAAGAGGGATCCGGATTCGTCGGCAAAGAAATTGAACCTTTGCTGATGTGCGACGACGGCAACTTCCGCCCCGTGGATGTTCAGATCGCCCCGGACGGGTCCATCTATTTGGTCGATTGGCACAACGCCCTGATCGGTCACCTGCAGCACAATTTGCGTGATCCAAGCCGCGACAAGAGTCACGGTCGGATTTGGCGTGTCAAACACAAGACACGTCCACTGTTGCAACCAGCAAAGATTTCCGGGGAACCGATCCCAGCCCTGCTAGAACTGTTGAAAGTTCCGGAAGACCGCACCCGCTATCGCGTCCGTCGTGAACTGGCATCGCGTGATTCGGACGAAGTGGTCGGCGCACTGCAAACCTGGATCGGTTCGTTGGACGCATCGGACGAAAATTACGAGCACCAACTGACCGAAGCACTTTGGGTTCATCAGACGCACAACCGCGTCAACGAAGAACTGCTGGGTCAACTGTTGAACGCCAAGGACCATCGCGCCCGCGCCGCAGCGACTCGCGTGTTGTCGTTCTGGATCGACGCGGTTCCTAACCATGCTGATCTGATCGCACAGTGCATCGCAGACGAACACCCACGTGTTCGACTCGAAGGCGTCCGTGCGGTCAGTTTCTTGTCCGGTGACGATGCTGTTGAATTGGCCTTGGGCGTACTGGAGTACGACATGGACGATTACCTGCAGTACACGCTGGACGAAACCATGCGGCGACTGGAACAGTAA
- a CDS encoding sugar phosphorylase, translated as MDMDATTLGLIKSIYGELPEGLVEGLQQLLATDSAQHSDSSDEVPALWSERDVVLITYADQIRDAGMTPLKAQGNWLLDEALDDVISIVHLLPFCPFTSDDGFSVVDYLAVDRKSGTWSDISNLGDSFDLMFDLVLNHASQKHEWFQRYLAGDPEFADFFISQDPSVDLSAVVRPRSLPLLTPFETESETRYIWTTFSADQVDLNYAIPRVMLRMIHTLVEYARRGARIIRLDAIAFLWKEVGTNCLHHPKTHAAVQLMRRIMDQAAPGTLILTETNVPHAENLSYFGGGDDEAHMVYQFSLPPLLLDAIHSGDTGVLRDWMKTLSPPSPQTTFFNFTASHDGVGVRPIEGIVPTERVQQLVDVVKSHGGRVSMRSNSDGSESPYELNITYIDAVADRSKVSPADHSRRFLATQAIMLSMQGMPAVYFHSLVGSPNDIAAVEESGQNRRINRHKYQRSELDNALDDAHSLQRRVFDGMRRLLDVRCQQPAFHPNAKQDVLDLPSDGLIGFLRTASSGDQILVLANLSSVPQMVDAGVIPADMGYDELAQERLFTDDGVPMRPFQVRWISNQ; from the coding sequence ATGGATATGGATGCGACGACGCTTGGCCTTATCAAGTCGATTTATGGGGAGCTTCCCGAGGGCTTAGTCGAAGGGTTGCAGCAGTTGCTGGCTACCGATTCGGCACAGCATTCCGATTCTTCGGACGAAGTGCCGGCTTTGTGGTCCGAGCGGGATGTGGTGTTGATCACCTACGCAGATCAGATCCGCGACGCCGGTATGACTCCGTTGAAGGCGCAGGGCAACTGGCTGCTGGACGAAGCCTTGGATGATGTGATTTCGATCGTCCACTTGCTGCCGTTTTGCCCGTTCACCAGTGACGACGGTTTTTCGGTCGTCGACTACTTGGCCGTTGATCGAAAGTCGGGCACCTGGAGCGACATTTCAAACCTGGGTGATTCATTCGATTTGATGTTCGATTTGGTGTTGAATCACGCGTCACAAAAGCATGAATGGTTTCAACGCTATTTGGCTGGTGACCCCGAGTTCGCAGACTTCTTCATCAGCCAGGATCCAAGTGTTGACCTTTCGGCCGTGGTTCGTCCGCGAAGTCTGCCGTTGTTGACACCCTTCGAAACCGAATCCGAAACCCGCTATATCTGGACCACGTTCAGCGCCGATCAGGTGGATTTGAACTACGCCATTCCACGCGTCATGTTGCGGATGATTCACACCCTGGTCGAGTATGCGCGGCGCGGCGCTCGGATCATTCGCTTGGATGCGATCGCATTTTTGTGGAAAGAGGTTGGCACCAATTGCTTGCACCATCCGAAGACCCATGCTGCTGTTCAATTGATGCGACGGATCATGGACCAAGCGGCCCCGGGCACGTTGATTCTGACCGAAACCAATGTGCCGCACGCCGAAAATCTTAGCTACTTTGGTGGCGGCGATGACGAGGCGCATATGGTGTATCAATTCAGTTTGCCACCGTTGCTTCTGGACGCCATCCACAGCGGTGATACCGGCGTGCTGCGGGACTGGATGAAAACACTGTCGCCGCCTTCACCGCAAACCACGTTCTTTAACTTCACCGCATCGCACGATGGAGTTGGCGTTCGCCCGATCGAAGGCATTGTGCCGACCGAACGTGTGCAGCAGTTGGTCGATGTGGTCAAGAGTCACGGTGGTCGGGTCAGCATGCGATCCAATTCCGACGGTAGCGAAAGCCCCTACGAATTGAACATCACCTACATCGATGCGGTGGCCGATCGCAGCAAGGTTTCGCCTGCCGATCATTCGCGGCGGTTTTTGGCCACGCAAGCGATCATGCTGTCGATGCAAGGGATGCCGGCGGTTTACTTTCATTCTCTGGTCGGGTCGCCCAACGACATTGCCGCCGTCGAAGAATCCGGACAGAACCGCCGTATCAATCGGCACAAATACCAGCGGTCCGAACTGGACAATGCCCTGGACGACGCGCATTCGCTGCAGCGCCGAGTGTTCGATGGCATGCGACGATTGCTGGACGTTCGGTGTCAACAACCGGCATTCCACCCCAACGCCAAACAAGATGTTTTGGATCTGCCCAGCGATGGGCTGATCGGGTTCCTTCGCACCGCTAGTTCCGGTGATCAGATCCTGGTACTAGCGAACCTTTCGTCGGTGCCGCAGATGGTCGATGCCGGTGTGATTCCGGCCGACATGGGCTACGACGAATTGGCTCAGGAAAGATTGTTCACCGACGATGGTGTTCCCATGCGGCCATTCCAAGTGCGTTGGATCAGCAATCAGTAG
- a CDS encoding c-type cytochrome has product MRFYVCLLMLACGTPVVADDHNHGGAADTAKAKAEAPVVFLDKSPRIVAYQLKRLDNARLLMVPRKTDDAKYIPVYSAILSRPGMPAQFREEAVAALSKLDDVGSVSVLIDAMSRVDGDDQTVQRTRRELAKLLLGLPVGDMQKQSDALIDATSSDDAFAASAGFAGLVMAGKRDLAMQMASKDDDTTLAWLNSVSLMPTAKRDDAVRKSVVATIQQTSTAAVQSAAVRALGLIPQNAGETFQLVAPMVGDEKLRPVAVKTLLRIDSDDRDQATATALLSQLVSIAEATQAKDRTSGEFTDAMQLADSLMATVDADAARDARSRLGAITVRMIRIKTVEEEMRYDITYFAVEAGRPVQVVLENHDLMPHNLVISTPGTLKEVAQKGLEAGPSGVNGGLPYVPESDMVLEATPMVAAHDVYRLTFTAPTEPGEYPFVCTFPQHWYRMYGVMVVVEDLDAWLKDPVEPANPIGSNRTFVQSWTIDDFQGEMENGLVGRSPEIGQRIFAEASCAGCHKVSGQGGVIGPDLTDVLTRWKGDRMGVLKEILDPSHKIDEKYLMQRILTVDGRTITGVLVKEDDDNVSLMPSAEAKAPIVVAQDDIEAMVPSSVSMMPKALMDQYTKDEVFELMSYLENPPTQPAP; this is encoded by the coding sequence ATGCGTTTTTACGTTTGTTTGCTGATGCTTGCCTGCGGCACCCCTGTGGTGGCCGATGACCACAATCATGGTGGTGCCGCGGACACGGCAAAGGCGAAAGCCGAAGCTCCCGTGGTGTTCTTGGACAAGAGCCCACGGATCGTGGCCTACCAATTGAAGCGTCTGGACAACGCCCGATTGTTGATGGTGCCGCGAAAGACAGACGACGCAAAGTACATTCCGGTTTACTCGGCAATCCTGTCACGACCAGGCATGCCGGCTCAATTCCGCGAGGAAGCAGTGGCCGCGTTGTCCAAACTGGATGACGTTGGATCCGTATCGGTACTGATCGACGCGATGTCGCGGGTGGACGGTGACGACCAAACGGTTCAACGCACCCGCCGCGAACTTGCCAAACTGTTGCTGGGACTTCCCGTCGGCGATATGCAAAAGCAATCCGATGCCTTGATCGACGCCACATCATCGGATGATGCCTTTGCCGCGTCGGCAGGGTTCGCTGGATTGGTGATGGCTGGCAAACGCGACCTTGCGATGCAGATGGCATCCAAGGACGACGACACGACCCTGGCTTGGCTGAACTCGGTATCGCTGATGCCGACGGCCAAGCGAGATGATGCGGTTCGCAAGTCGGTCGTGGCGACGATCCAGCAGACGTCCACGGCGGCCGTCCAATCGGCCGCGGTGCGGGCCCTGGGTCTGATCCCACAAAACGCCGGCGAAACGTTTCAACTGGTCGCCCCCATGGTCGGCGACGAAAAACTGCGACCGGTGGCCGTCAAGACACTGCTGCGAATCGATAGCGACGACCGTGACCAAGCGACCGCCACAGCCCTGCTAAGTCAATTGGTATCGATTGCCGAAGCGACGCAGGCCAAGGATCGAACCAGTGGCGAGTTCACCGACGCGATGCAATTGGCCGATAGCCTGATGGCGACGGTGGATGCGGATGCTGCTCGCGACGCACGCAGTCGATTGGGTGCGATCACGGTTCGAATGATCCGTATCAAAACGGTCGAAGAAGAGATGCGGTACGACATCACGTACTTCGCTGTCGAAGCAGGACGCCCGGTCCAAGTGGTTCTAGAAAACCACGACCTGATGCCTCACAACCTAGTGATCTCGACTCCGGGAACACTGAAAGAAGTCGCTCAGAAAGGCCTGGAAGCGGGTCCATCGGGCGTCAATGGTGGACTGCCCTACGTTCCCGAATCCGACATGGTCTTGGAAGCGACACCGATGGTCGCGGCTCATGATGTCTATCGGTTGACGTTCACGGCACCTACCGAACCTGGCGAATACCCCTTCGTTTGCACCTTCCCCCAGCACTGGTACCGCATGTATGGCGTCATGGTGGTCGTCGAAGACCTGGACGCATGGCTGAAAGACCCCGTGGAACCCGCCAACCCTATCGGCAGCAATCGCACCTTCGTCCAATCATGGACGATCGATGACTTCCAGGGCGAAATGGAAAATGGCCTGGTTGGCCGCAGCCCCGAAATTGGCCAACGGATCTTCGCCGAAGCATCCTGTGCGGGATGCCACAAGGTTTCCGGACAGGGCGGTGTGATCGGCCCCGATTTGACGGACGTGCTGACACGCTGGAAGGGCGACCGAATGGGCGTGCTGAAAGAAATCCTAGACCCGTCGCACAAGATCGACGAAAAGTACTTGATGCAGCGAATCCTGACCGTCGACGGCCGAACGATCACCGGCGTGTTGGTCAAAGAGGACGATGACAACGTGTCACTGATGCCCAGCGCCGAAGCCAAGGCGCCCATCGTCGTTGCCCAAGATGACATCGAAGCGATGGTACCGTCCAGCGTGTCGATGATGCCGAAGGCGTTGATGGACCAGTACACCAAAGACGAAGTCTTCGAACTGATGTCGTACTTGGAAAACCCGCCGACCCAGCCGGCCCCGTAA
- a CDS encoding DUF7133 domain-containing protein, whose amino-acid sequence MNRCLLGLPSAAHIKSLIATWTIAAMVMGPSAPAEAAELELRDGEHICLVGNALGERLQHNNEWESLLHQRFADKSLVVRNLCFPGDEPQDRIRSQNFGSPDDHLKHSSASVIVYFFGYNESFADEAGVSKFRQQIIDLVNDTKSKDYGKGAPQVVLVSPIAFENTGDPNLPNGEAHNVRLAMYTEALRQAADETDVVFADVFTPTQKLFEDSDARLTLNGCHLNADGYAAFGPILNQAIFGDGGPTSVDPKVLAEINDKNFHWWHRYRAVNGFSIYGGRGKAGSDGTYNNTDVMERERAILDQMAAIRDARIWKLAAGQSVPDEADDSNTLPFITPKTNVGIPNDPNVKRGKLGSLDYRTAAEQQKLFKLADGFEIQLVASEEQFPELANPVALNFDNQGRLWVATMPSYPHWKPKTKLDDKILILEDSDGDGDADVCKTFMGGLHQPTGFELTADGGLHCRTARHPCRA is encoded by the coding sequence GTGAATAGATGCTTACTTGGCCTTCCATCGGCCGCCCACATCAAGTCGTTGATTGCCACTTGGACAATCGCAGCCATGGTGATGGGCCCATCGGCCCCCGCCGAAGCCGCCGAACTTGAACTTCGTGACGGCGAACACATCTGTTTGGTGGGAAATGCGTTGGGCGAACGCCTGCAGCACAACAATGAATGGGAATCGCTGCTGCACCAGCGGTTCGCCGACAAATCTTTGGTCGTCCGCAACCTGTGCTTTCCAGGCGACGAACCGCAGGACCGAATCCGGTCGCAAAACTTCGGTTCGCCCGACGATCATCTGAAACACAGTTCCGCTTCGGTCATCGTCTACTTCTTTGGCTACAACGAATCGTTTGCTGATGAAGCCGGAGTATCGAAATTCCGTCAACAGATCATTGACCTGGTCAACGACACAAAGTCGAAAGACTACGGCAAGGGTGCACCGCAGGTCGTCCTGGTATCGCCAATCGCATTCGAAAACACGGGCGATCCGAACCTTCCCAACGGCGAAGCTCATAACGTTCGCCTGGCGATGTACACCGAAGCACTCCGCCAAGCCGCCGACGAAACCGACGTTGTCTTCGCGGATGTTTTCACCCCGACCCAAAAGCTGTTTGAAGATTCCGACGCGCGTCTGACGCTCAACGGATGCCACCTGAACGCCGACGGCTACGCCGCGTTCGGGCCGATCTTGAACCAAGCCATCTTTGGCGACGGCGGACCGACTTCGGTCGACCCGAAGGTATTGGCAGAAATCAACGACAAGAATTTCCATTGGTGGCACCGTTACCGAGCCGTCAATGGTTTTTCGATTTACGGTGGACGCGGCAAAGCGGGCAGCGACGGCACGTACAACAACACGGACGTGATGGAACGTGAACGAGCCATCTTGGACCAGATGGCTGCGATCCGAGACGCTCGCATTTGGAAACTTGCGGCTGGACAAAGCGTGCCTGACGAAGCGGACGACTCCAACACCTTGCCGTTCATCACTCCCAAAACCAACGTCGGCATTCCCAACGACCCCAACGTAAAACGCGGCAAACTGGGATCGCTGGATTATCGAACCGCGGCCGAACAACAAAAACTGTTCAAGCTGGCCGATGGCTTTGAAATTCAATTGGTGGCTTCGGAAGAACAGTTCCCTGAACTGGCCAACCCGGTCGCACTGAACTTCGACAATCAAGGTCGTCTGTGGGTTGCAACGATGCCGTCGTACCCACACTGGAAACCGAAAACGAAACTGGACGACAAGATCCTGATCCTGGAAGATTCCGATGGCGACGGCGACGCGGATGTTTGCAAGACGTTCATGGGCGGACTGCACCAACCGACCGGTTTCGAACTGACCGCCGATGGCGGCCTACATTGCCGAACAGCCCGACATCCTTGTCGCGCGTGA
- a CDS encoding BON domain-containing protein has protein sequence MIETAQKDLTHEAAAAVLANNSVRDLRTLRVDRTNNKLQLSGSVRSFYHKQLAQEAVRVVAAGLTVVNRVDVAS, from the coding sequence ATGATTGAAACTGCCCAGAAGGACCTTACCCACGAAGCCGCCGCAGCCGTTCTGGCGAACAACTCGGTTCGCGATTTGCGAACCCTGCGAGTCGACCGAACCAACAACAAGCTGCAACTTAGCGGAAGCGTTCGCAGCTTCTATCACAAACAACTTGCGCAAGAAGCCGTCCGTGTAGTGGCCGCTGGCCTAACAGTGGTCAACCGCGTCGACGTTGCCTCCTGA
- a CDS encoding glycosyltransferase family 4 protein: protein MGVRIGFVGTRFSGTDGVSLESAKWAKVLWDHRHTSHWYSGLSDRDEDTSMVVPHAYFGHPDIQWINRRAFGTRTRTPDVTQRIYALADYLKRTLYEFTRRFDLDLLIVQNALCIPMNIPLGVALTHFIAETGFPTIAHHHDFYWERDRFSVSAVTDLLWMSFPPALPQIQNVTINSFAQEDLAHRRGVSSILVPNVLDFENEPDEPDAYARGFRHDIGIADDDIMFLQPTRVVPRKGIEHAISLVAALKNSRCKLVISHASGDEGDEYLTALCEMAESQGVDLRLCDTSVGDKRGLNPDGSKIYTLADAYSQADFITYPSIYEGFGNALLEAFYYRKPVLVNRYSIFVADIEPKGAKVIAMDGYLTKDVVQKVQRIIDDPEFRREMVDFNYEIGKAFFSYGVLRRKLRALVTNFTGLDNL, encoded by the coding sequence ATGGGCGTTCGAATCGGCTTCGTTGGAACTCGCTTTTCCGGTACCGACGGTGTGTCGCTAGAAAGTGCCAAGTGGGCCAAGGTCCTCTGGGACCATCGACATACCAGTCACTGGTACTCGGGACTAAGTGACCGGGACGAAGACACGTCCATGGTGGTTCCCCACGCGTATTTCGGGCATCCCGATATCCAGTGGATCAATCGCAGAGCGTTTGGGACGCGAACGCGAACGCCGGATGTGACCCAGCGGATTTACGCGCTGGCCGACTATCTGAAGCGGACGCTGTACGAATTCACGCGTCGTTTCGATTTGGATCTGCTGATCGTCCAGAATGCACTTTGCATTCCCATGAACATTCCGTTGGGTGTGGCCCTGACGCACTTCATTGCCGAGACCGGGTTTCCCACGATCGCCCATCATCATGATTTCTATTGGGAACGCGACCGGTTCAGTGTTTCGGCAGTGACCGATCTGTTGTGGATGTCGTTCCCCCCCGCACTGCCGCAAATCCAGAACGTGACGATCAACTCGTTCGCCCAAGAAGACTTGGCGCACCGACGCGGTGTGTCATCGATTTTGGTTCCCAATGTCTTGGATTTCGAGAACGAACCCGACGAACCGGACGCCTATGCGCGTGGGTTCCGCCACGACATCGGAATTGCGGACGATGACATCATGTTCCTGCAACCGACACGGGTGGTGCCGCGGAAAGGAATCGAGCATGCGATTTCTCTGGTCGCGGCGCTCAAAAACAGTCGCTGCAAATTGGTGATTTCGCATGCCAGCGGTGATGAAGGCGACGAATACTTGACGGCGCTGTGCGAGATGGCCGAATCGCAGGGCGTGGATCTGCGACTGTGTGATACATCGGTGGGTGACAAACGCGGATTGAATCCGGACGGATCCAAAATCTACACGTTGGCAGACGCCTATTCCCAGGCGGATTTCATCACCTACCCAAGCATTTACGAAGGGTTTGGAAACGCGCTGCTAGAGGCGTTCTATTATCGCAAACCCGTGCTGGTCAATCGCTACTCGATCTTCGTTGCCGACATCGAACCGAAGGGTGCGAAAGTGATTGCGATGGATGGTTATCTGACGAAAGACGTCGTGCAAAAAGTCCAGCGAATCATCGACGACCCCGAGTTCCGCCGCGAAATGGTCGACTTCAACTACGAGATTGGGAAAGCGTTTTTCAGCTACGGAGTGCTGCGACGCAAGTTGAGAGCGCTGGTGACCAATTTCACTGGATTGGACAACTTGTAA